In the genome of Trichomycterus rosablanca isolate fTriRos1 chromosome 24, fTriRos1.hap1, whole genome shotgun sequence, one region contains:
- the ecm2 gene encoding extracellular matrix protein 2 → MRLWLLLAVLFFCCLSVGLAKDPKANGPAARGGRRRGKKTAHQGNVPANGGYNGAPLHIESYKSVQEPKPDYNVIPGNTGQCVFQGITMFDKTVWSPKPCVTCLCTGGNVVCDEMLCPVLQCQLKFKPIGECCPICIDPTHDVPESSGDSPVPDDPSIPNPATSPSHEETLRRQRYREEEEQLLRKDAERKRRKKQKEAEKRRKQLETQEREREEELRRRQQQEEEKERKRVEEQGRAEEDRIRRMETEQREMLRALEASELRGQDDGEEEEVGEETVWLRGDVFEMPPQLPHPSPTDPSEPGHTAEGADEEESVRISYSLPPGCTISDVSISCENAKLTSIPPLSIPELKSLSLQGNVITLIPAEAFNGVPNLEWIDFGKNRIASSGIDPQAFKKLKFLTRLYMDGNLLEHVPPGLPPSLQELKINENNLQEIEDGSFEGLSNLVILELEGNLLSEGNVHPRAFAPLTQLTYLRMGRNHFRTIPLGLPASLQELHLESNLIDEIPEGAFNQSRNLNVIVLRHNKIDELRMAPLAWINHGKLESIDLSHNNLHLVPSFLPRSLVHLVLVGNQIERVPGFVFAHMAPGLEYLYLSFNKLDGDGVEPESFFGTFDTMTELCLDHNQLTSIPVGVNEMTSLHFLRLNNNNIRHIGEDSLCDPANDEDSHIVALRLENNLLDPRKIAPTAFSCVRSYSSVVLKPQRFK, encoded by the exons ATGAGACTTTGGCTTTTACTCGCCGTGTTGTTTTTCTGCTGCCTGAGCGTCGGTCTCGCCAAGGATCCGAAGGCGAATGGTCCGGCGGCCCGAGGGGGACGGAGGAGGGGGAAGAAGACGGCACATCAAGGCAACGTGCCAGCGAACGGCGGATATAACGGAGCGCCGCTTCACATCGAGTCTTATAAGAGTGTGCAGGAGCCAAAACCTGACTACAATGTTATTCCAG GGAACACAGGACAGTGTGTATTCCAGGGCATCACCATGTTCGATAAAACCGTCTGGTCTCCGAAACCCTGCGTCACCTGCCTGTGCACCGGCGGGAACGTGGTGTGTGATGAGATGCTGTGCCCTGTTCTGCAATGCCAACTCAAATTCAAACCTATCGGCGAGTGCTGCCCAATTTGCATCGACCCAA CTCACGACGTCCCTGAAAGCTCGGGAGATTCTCCCGTCCCTGACGACCCGAGCATCCCCAACCCGGCAACCTCGCCCTCCCACGAGGAGACCCTGAGGCGACAGAGATACCGGGAGGAGGAGGAACAGCTCCTCCGAAAAGACGCCGAGCGCAAGAGGAGGAAGAAGCAAAAAGAGGCGGAGAAGCGCAGGAAACAGCTGGAGACGCAGGAACGAGAACGTGAGGAGGAACTGAGGAGGAGGCAGCagcaggaggaggagaaggagagGAAGAGAGTGGAGGAGCAGGGCCGGGCCGAGGAGGACAGGATCAGGAGGATGGAGACGGAGCAGAGGGAGATGCTGAGGGCGCTCGAAGCTTCGGAGCTGAGAGGACAGGACGATGGAGAGGAAGAGGAGGTGGGAGAGGAGACCGTGTGGTTGAGAGGGGATGTTTTCGAAATGCCACCACAGCTGCCCCACCCGTCGCCGACTGACCCGTCCGAGCCCGGTCACACCGCAGAGGGGGCGGACGAGGAGGAGTCGGTCAGGATTAGTTACTCACTTCCTCCGGGCTGCACCATTTCTGACGTCAGTATTTCCTGTGAAAACGCCAAACTCACCAGCATTCCACCCCTGTCCATCCCTGAACTCAAGAGTCTCAGTCTGCAGG GTAACGTCATCACATTAATTCCAGCTGAAGCTTTTAACGGAGTCCCCAATTTGGAATGGATAGATTTCGGGAAAAACAGGATCGCGTCGTCTGGGATCGATCCACAAGCTTTTAAA AAACTGAAATTCCTGACCCGGTTATACATGGATGGAAATTTACTTGAACACGTTCCACCAGGACTCCCACCTTCACTACAGGAACTGAAGATCAACGAGAACAACCTGCAGGAGATCGAAGACGGCAGCTTCGAAG GTCTGAGCAATCTGGTCATTTTGGAGCTGGAGGGGAATTTACTGAGTGAAGGAAACGTTCATCCCAGAGCGTTTGCACCACTGACGCAGCTCACGTACCTACGTATGGGCAGGAATCACTTCCGCACCATCCCGCTGGGCCTACCAGCATCTCTGCAG GAGCTGCACCTCGAGAGTAATTTAATTGATGAAATACCCGAGGGAGCTTTCAACCAAAGCAGAAACCTGAACGTTATCGTGCTGCGACATAATAAAATAGATGAATTACGGATGGCACCCTTGGCGTGGATCAATCACGG CAAACTGGAGTCGATAGATCTGTCACACAACAACCTGCATCTGGTGCCGTCGTTCCTGCCCAGGTCGCTGGTCCACCTGGTGCTGGTGGGCAATCAGATCGAGCGCGTCCCGGGGTTCGTGTTCGCTCACATGGCGCCCGGACTGGAGTATCTCTACCTCTCCTTCAACAAGCTGGACGGGGACGGGGTGGAACCAGAGTCCTTCTTCGGCACCTTTGACACCATGACGGAGCTGTGTTTGGATCATAACCAGCTCACCAGCATCCCCGTCGGGGTTAATGAGATGACGTCGCTGCATTTCCTCAGACTGAACAACAACAATATAAG GCACATCGGAGAGGACAGCCTCTGTGACCCGGCGAACGACGAGGATTCCCACATCGTAGCTCTGCGCCTGGAGAACAATCTGCTCGACCCGCGGAAAATCGCTCCGACCGCTTTCTCCTGCGTCAGATCTTACTCCAGTGTAGTTCTGAAGCCTCAGAGATTCAAATGA
- the aspn gene encoding asporin produces MRLVLLFSLLLVCHAKPYKRINVMELMKLHDIMQQDNDNNIDDDDSDEDDDDDDDDNFITDCPFGCQCFRRVVQCSDLGLTSVPRDIPADTIMIDLQNNDITEIKEDDFKNLDNLYALFLVNNRISKIHPKAFQNMDKLRLLYLSYNLLTRVPENLPKNVFELRIHDNKISRIQKGAFRGMQSLHVLEMSANPIANSGIELGAFDDMATLYLRIAEAKLTAVPKDLPSSLTELHLDYNKIAKVEVEDLIRYKNLKRLGLGFNQIKFVEDGSLANIPKIREIHLDNNWLKKVPPGLNTLKYLQVLYLHENSISSVAVNDFCPSRTKTKKLLYTGISLFANPVRYWQIQPATFRCASGHRALQLGNNRRK; encoded by the exons ATGAGGCTGGTTTTATTATTCAGCCTCCTGTTGGTGTGCCATGCAAAACCGTACAAGAGGATCAACGTGATGGAGCTGATGAAGCTTCACGACATCATGCAGCAGGACAACGACAACAACATCGACGACGACGACAGTGATGAAGACGACgacgacgatgatgatgataactTCATTACAGACTGTCCCTTTGGTTGCCAGTGTTTCCGGCGGGTGGTTCAATGTTCAGATCTAG gtCTGACCTCAGTGCCGCGTGACATTCCAGCAGATACCATCATGATCGACCTTCAGAACAACGATATTACCGAAATCAAGGAGGACGACTTTAAAAATCTGGATAATCTATAT GCCCTGTTTCTGGTCAACAACCGCATATCGAAGATCCACCCGAAGGCTTTCCAGAACATGGACAAACTCCGCCTGCTCTACCTGTCCTATAACCTCCTGACCCGAGTACCCGAAAATCTGCCCAAGAACGTTTTCGAGCTCCGGATCCACGACAATAAAATCAGCAGAATCCAGAAGGGAGCGTTTAGAGGGATGCAGTCCCTGCACGTTCTGG AAATGAGCGCCAATCCTATTGCTAACAGTGGGATTGAACTCGGAGCTTTCGATGACATGGCAACCCTTTACCTGAGAATTGCCGAGGCGAAGCTGACAGCGGTGCCCAAAG ATCTTCCATCGTCTCTGACTGAACTTCATCTGGACTACAATAAGATCGCTAAAGTCGAGGTGGAGGATTTGATCAGATACAAAAATTTAAAGAG GTTAGGACTTGGATTTAACCAGATCAAATTTGTGGAGGACGGGAGTTTGGCCAACATCCCCAAAATCAGAGAGATTCACCTGGACAACAACTGGCTGAAGAAAGTTCCTCCGGGCTTAAACACGCTCAAGTATTTACAG GTGTTGTACCTGCACGAGAACAGCATTAGCAGCGTGGCCGTGAACGACTTCTGCCCGTCCAGAACCAAAACCAAGAAGCTCCTGTACACAGGGATCAGCCTGTTCGCCAACCCGGTGAGATACTGGCAGATCCAGCCGGCCACCTTCCGCTGCGCCTCGGGACACCGCGCCCTTCAGCTCGGCAACAACAGGAGAAAGTGA